A window of Nodosilinea sp. PGN35 contains these coding sequences:
- a CDS encoding DUF565 domain-containing protein, translating into MQRTRLSTLIDDLGDQLSLWLINPWRRVSLVLISLLLGYFFAVSLAAIAGQAAVQDTVVSAFLVLVAELASWLVYSRRWRDPALVKTVPKPIWLDCINSFKIGAIYALSVEAFKLGS; encoded by the coding sequence ATGCAGCGCACCCGTTTAAGTACTCTGATTGACGATCTGGGCGATCAGCTCAGTCTGTGGCTGATCAACCCCTGGCGGCGGGTGTCGCTGGTGTTGATTAGCCTGCTGCTGGGCTACTTTTTTGCGGTGTCGCTGGCGGCGATCGCAGGCCAGGCCGCTGTTCAAGATACGGTGGTTTCAGCATTTTTGGTGCTGGTGGCGGAGTTGGCCAGCTGGCTGGTGTACAGTCGCCGCTGGCGCGACCCGGCCCTGGTCAAAACCGTGCCCAAACCGATTTGGCTCGACTGCATCAACAGCTTCAAAATTGGGGCCATCTATGCCCTCAGCGTTGAGGCATTTAAGCTGGGCAGTTAG
- a CDS encoding pentapeptide repeat-containing protein: MAQTSSSQPISAQVSAARVPGRLTAARSLSLRRLAAWGLELGLLVSAVALPWGLGEAVRQNSSADGVPLNPAVATVQGAIARPLGWSRQRLVTDVPPLTNVLWFSALVLPTALVGSQLYSLTTRGKTWPKAWLGLQVVAADRPVPGAKTVLVRELGRWGMPVVIAYGLWLGSGAFPSLPWLGGLAIACGLGAGATGQTRRSRLTWYDSLAGTRVVLLRGGQVPSRYSPDDDQRDHLPNGAPAALPLVGLTTEEHGGLRAIVLSPAESAAVLGPRGWRQHWPVIAAMAGVVVLAGLGAVWLDRRLPQTAGEGDALFLALVENLSRNAASFGDRQAAALALASSQDARAIPLLVDMLAQTGDPALLDTLQQALVTLGPAAIPDLQRLNLALANDLLALPPEQQLIPQLRQRTVKRTLNKILVLHSGSLNQVDLSGTNLSYVIESPDAFTLMLEQQQLAGVVWRNAVLFGARFRKAKFFDPGADGRPDTFDDWITDFSGSDLTEASLVAAHLRHTVFRNTSLLRANLSNSRAAYADFSGANASSAWFIAADVSHGNFNDTSLVGADLTDANLSQASLVAARLRQAHLAGATLAAADLSQADLTDANLSGADLTAVNLRQANLSNGRLQGADLSQANLESANLAGANLAGAVLNRANLTGVNLAGAQFFAAERSPEDAFVTTIAAPDPTTALQGVDFSKTLNLQGEQLEYVCQQGGVHPACGAGF, translated from the coding sequence ATGGCACAGACCTCTTCCTCTCAGCCAATTTCAGCCCAGGTGTCTGCGGCTCGGGTGCCGGGGCGGCTGACGGCAGCCCGCAGTCTGTCGTTGAGACGCCTGGCGGCCTGGGGGTTAGAACTGGGGCTGTTGGTCAGTGCAGTAGCGCTGCCCTGGGGGTTGGGGGAGGCGGTGCGGCAAAATTCTAGCGCCGATGGGGTGCCGCTGAACCCGGCGGTGGCAACGGTACAGGGGGCGATCGCCCGTCCGCTGGGCTGGTCGCGCCAGCGGCTCGTGACCGACGTGCCGCCGCTGACCAATGTGCTGTGGTTTAGCGCTCTGGTGCTGCCCACGGCCCTGGTGGGCAGCCAGCTTTACAGTCTGACAACGCGGGGCAAGACCTGGCCCAAGGCCTGGCTGGGGCTACAGGTGGTGGCGGCCGATCGGCCCGTGCCCGGCGCTAAAACGGTTTTGGTGCGAGAGCTGGGGCGCTGGGGGATGCCTGTGGTTATCGCCTACGGACTGTGGCTCGGCAGCGGCGCTTTCCCCAGCCTGCCGTGGCTGGGGGGGCTGGCGATCGCCTGTGGGCTGGGGGCTGGGGCGACGGGGCAAACCCGCCGTTCGCGGCTGACCTGGTATGACTCGCTGGCGGGCACTCGGGTGGTGCTGCTGCGGGGCGGGCAGGTGCCCAGCCGCTACAGCCCCGACGATGACCAGCGCGACCACTTGCCCAACGGAGCCCCGGCCGCACTACCGCTGGTGGGGCTGACCACAGAAGAGCACGGCGGTCTCAGGGCAATTGTGCTGTCTCCGGCGGAGTCGGCGGCGGTGCTGGGGCCACGGGGCTGGCGGCAGCACTGGCCGGTTATCGCTGCGATGGCCGGAGTGGTTGTCCTGGCTGGGCTGGGGGCCGTGTGGCTCGATCGACGGCTGCCCCAAACCGCTGGGGAAGGGGACGCCCTGTTTTTGGCCCTGGTCGAAAATCTGAGCCGCAATGCTGCGTCCTTTGGCGATCGCCAGGCCGCCGCCCTGGCCCTGGCCAGCAGCCAGGATGCTCGCGCCATCCCCCTGCTGGTGGACATGCTGGCCCAGACCGGCGATCCTGCGCTGCTCGATACCTTGCAGCAGGCCTTGGTCACCCTGGGGCCAGCGGCTATTCCTGACCTCCAGCGGCTCAACCTAGCGCTGGCCAATGATCTACTGGCGCTGCCACCAGAGCAACAGCTGATTCCCCAACTGCGACAGCGCACGGTGAAGCGCACCCTGAACAAAATTCTGGTGCTGCACAGCGGCAGCCTCAACCAGGTTGACCTCAGCGGCACCAACTTGAGCTACGTGATCGAAAGCCCCGACGCCTTTACCCTGATGCTGGAGCAGCAGCAGCTAGCGGGCGTGGTCTGGCGCAACGCGGTGCTCTTTGGGGCGCGCTTTCGCAAGGCCAAATTTTTTGACCCCGGTGCCGATGGCCGCCCCGACACCTTTGACGACTGGATTACCGACTTTAGCGGCTCAGATCTGACGGAGGCCAGCCTGGTGGCGGCTCACCTGCGGCACACGGTTTTTCGCAACACCAGCCTGCTGCGGGCCAACCTGAGCAATTCTCGGGCGGCCTATGCCGATTTTTCTGGCGCTAACGCCAGCAGCGCCTGGTTCATTGCCGCCGATGTCAGCCACGGCAATTTCAACGATACCAGCCTGGTAGGGGCCGATCTGACCGATGCCAACCTGAGTCAGGCTAGCCTGGTGGCAGCCCGTCTGCGCCAGGCTCACCTGGCCGGGGCCACCTTGGCAGCCGCAGATCTGAGCCAGGCCGATCTCACGGATGCCAACCTGAGCGGGGCTGACCTGACGGCGGTAAATCTACGTCAGGCAAACCTCAGCAATGGCCGACTGCAAGGGGCCGACCTGAGCCAGGCAAACCTAGAGAGCGCAAATCTGGCCGGGGCAAACCTGGCGGGAGCCGTGCTGAACCGGGCAAATTTGACCGGGGTTAACCTGGCGGGAGCGCAGTTTTTTGCGGCGGAGCGATCGCCTGAAGACGCTTTTGTGACGACGATCGCCGCGCCAGATCCAACCACAGCCCTCCAGGGCGTAGACTTTTCTAAGACGCTGAACCTCCAGGGGGAGCAGCTGGAGTACGTGTGTCAGCAGGGTGGGGTTCACCCCGCCTGCGGGGCCGGGTTTTGA
- a CDS encoding bifunctional 4-hydroxy-2-oxoglutarate aldolase/2-dehydro-3-deoxy-phosphogluconate aldolase encodes MEREAFLALLRQHRAIAVIRAPDLSRGLAMAEAAAAGGVRLIEITWNSRHPGDLLSKLRHRLPHCTIGVGTVLSKRDLRDAAAAGAQFCLCPHTDRSVVGLAQRVGMPIVPGALTPSEVVAAWQAGATAVKVFPVSAVGGASYIRSLQGPLAHIPLVPTGGVTVENAGDLLKAGAIAVGLSTGLFPPAVVEQQAWTTITALAQQLVNSLANLNP; translated from the coding sequence ATGGAGAGAGAGGCTTTTTTGGCCCTGCTGCGGCAGCACCGGGCGATCGCCGTCATTCGCGCCCCGGATTTAAGTCGGGGCCTTGCCATGGCAGAGGCCGCTGCTGCCGGAGGTGTTCGGCTCATTGAGATCACCTGGAATAGCCGTCATCCTGGGGATTTGCTCAGCAAGCTTAGGCACCGTTTGCCCCATTGCACCATCGGCGTTGGCACCGTTTTATCTAAACGCGATCTGCGAGATGCCGCAGCGGCGGGGGCACAGTTTTGCCTTTGCCCCCACACCGATCGATCCGTCGTCGGGCTGGCCCAGCGGGTTGGGATGCCCATTGTGCCCGGAGCGCTGACGCCTAGTGAAGTGGTCGCCGCCTGGCAGGCGGGCGCAACAGCCGTCAAGGTGTTTCCGGTGAGCGCCGTGGGTGGTGCCAGCTATATCCGCAGCCTCCAGGGGCCGCTGGCCCACATTCCTCTCGTTCCCACCGGGGGCGTGACGGTTGAGAACGCTGGGGATCTGCTGAAAGCGGGGGCGATCGCAGTGGGGCTCTCCACCGGCCTGTTTCCCCCAGCGGTGGTGGAGCAACAAGCCTGGACAACGATCACGGCCCTGGCCCAGCAGCTAGTGAACAGTCTGGCCAATCTCAACCCTTGA